Proteins found in one Drosophila innubila isolate TH190305 chromosome X, UK_Dinn_1.0, whole genome shotgun sequence genomic segment:
- the LOC117790201 gene encoding uncharacterized protein LOC117790201 — protein MRSYLGYILLISAAAAVDISTTTKPEQRNKRQLITSSLGIPIYYDNFNANPGLEPVQPLQPVQPLPPLQPITVVSPVVSNTAGVQTPGFLPAFAQNLPIVGPLLANLQLQSLLGGLGLNLGNSGQPGALGNLGNLGNLGQLGNLANLGGQKPPGGSTPQTCPITQKLTCRCDPLLPLQLRESESHLIKIIKQNIRHNDDGSRELRLVISNGVILYHRNEKDAIKQQGYYALPFQKEHYLNVHYSINKTNYTVKADIGNSPPKSDFDSWTPSQLDIF, from the exons ATGAGAAGCTATCTGGGTTATATTTTGCTTATcagtgcagctgctgcagttgatATCTCAACGACCACAAAGCCGGAACAACGTAACAAAAGACAGCTG ATTACCAGTTCCCTGGGCATTCCCATCTACTATGACAACTTCAATGCAAATCCCGGACTGGAGCCAGTGCAACCACTGCAGCCTGTGCAACCACTTCCACCACTGCAGCCCATTACGGTGGTTTCGCCCGTGGTTAGCAACACAGCGGGTGTGCAAACGCCTGGATTTTTGCCAGCATTTGCACAGAATCTGCCCATTGTGGGTCCGCTTTTAGCCAATCTGCAGCTCCAGAGTTTGCTTGGCGGCTTGGGTCTCAATCTGGGCAATTCGGGTCAGCCGGGTGCCTTGGGGAATCTTGGAAATCTGGGTAATTTGGGACAGCTTGGCAACTTGGCCAATCTGGGTGGACAGAAGCCACCTGGCGGTTCAACACCTCAGACATGTCCAATCACCCAGAAACTCACCTGTCGCTGTGATCCCCTTTTGCCATTGCAATTGCGTGAATCGGAATCCCATCTTATCAAGATCATCAAGCAGAATATCCGACACAATGATGATGGTTCCCGAGAGCTCCGTCTGGTGATCAGCAATGGCGTTATTCTCTATCATCGCAACGAGAAGGATGCCATTAAACAGCAGGGATATTACGCCCTTCCCTTTCAAAAGGAGCACTATTTAAACGTTCACTACAGCATTAACAAGACCAACTACACGGTCAAGGCCGATATCGGCAATTCTCCACCAAAATCTGATTTCGATTCCTGGACACCGAGTCAACTAGACATATTCTAG
- the LOC117789772 gene encoding probable splicing factor 3A subunit 1: MLSNMWQQGAQSLTLILLLSVICARCATPMPTTMPQEQELTTTEMVLEKESHPESKRIDCKLTFDATMGSLEQQKLLQANGCNVPHTSNTNKPTDVEQQQVEEAVLRHSMSGGSSQPLYELQLVVWPADIEDVAVTTTPRTTTTTLPTTPPTTTPPTTTTTARTTTSEATTQTPSEFPLYEDQLVVFPQMDFQEENFDYFFDELETAATSTTTRPRPTTSAQPSQPVYVVENYRKKHPNGTEEHKLILSNGLVNYMKLYGKRVDNKLINVQEGYSSVPVAGVVPQIQTLHYIADERGYNIYKIERSPLPSLLPNRVHHKATKVPAIKPHM, translated from the exons ATGTTATCAAACATGTGGCAGCAAGGCGCCCAGTCGCTGACACTAATCCTCCTGCTGTCCGTGATTTGTGCTCGATGTGCCACgccaatgccaacaacaatgccacagGAACAGGAGCTGACGACCACCGAAATGGTGCTTGAGAAGGAGTCGCATCCGGAGTCGAAGCGCATTGACTGTAAATTGACTTTCGATGCAACAATGGGCTCGTTAGAGCAACAGAAACTGCTGCAGGCGAATGGTTGCAACGTGCCGCACACCAGCAACACTAATAAGCCAACGGAtgtggagcagcagcaggtggAGGAGGCTGTCCTGAGACACTCGATGTCTGGTGGCAGCAGTCAGCCGCTCTATGAATTACAATTGGTTGTTTGGCCGGCTGATATTGAGGACGTGGCAGTCACCACAACTcccagaacaacaacaacaacactaccaacaacaccaccaacaacaacaccaccaacaacaacaacaacagcaagaacaaccaCAAGCGAAGCGACAACACAAACACCTTCAGAATTCCCTTTGTATGAGGATCAATTGGTCGTATTTCCGCAAAtggattttcaagaggaaaattttgattatttcttTGATGAGCTGGAAACAGCGGCAACGTCGACAACAACCAGGCCGAGACCCACAACGTCAGCGCAGCCATCACAGCCAGTATATGTGGTGGAGAACTACCGCAAGAAGCATCCGAATGGCACCGAGGAGCATAA ATTGATACTCAGTAATGGCCTGGTCAACTATATGAAGCTCTACGGGAAGCGTGTGGACAATAAATTGATCAATGTGCAGGAGGGCTACAGTTCGGTGCCCGTCGCTGGAGTTGTCCCTCAGATCCAGACCCTTCACTATATAGCCGATGAGCGTGGATATAATATCTACAAAA TTGAGCGAAGTCCTTTGCCGTCACTGTTGCCCAATCGAGTCCATCACAAAGCCACAAAAGTTCCAGCGATAAAGCCACATATGTGA
- the LOC117787542 gene encoding LOW QUALITY PROTEIN: uncharacterized protein LOC117787542 (The sequence of the model RefSeq protein was modified relative to this genomic sequence to represent the inferred CDS: inserted 3 bases in 2 codons), protein MTIKGVGIAVIPSLPPFVSNIQTEHNWSYFSHGSIPPNAVVAGHDSDGDTIYIGRACYNNDMLPAKVIPNKGKAYVSYASQEVQLESYEVLSGDSYERLTAENGEVPPGAVPVGQXVDGEYLYAGRGYHAGSLTVGKAHPSHGCLYXPYEVLSQPERWIDTAAQNIPEAAVFGGHDSNGDAIYVGRVLVDGKFLCALIQLVIVVLAPVPPNDPAPSSSFVAQKF, encoded by the exons ATGACCATTAAAGGCGTTGGCATTGCAGTT ATTCCGTCTCTTCCTCCCTTTGTGtcaaacatacaaacagaaCACAATTGGAGTTACTTTAGTCATGGTAGTATACCACCCAATGCTGTGGTTGCTGGACACGATTCGGATGGGGATACGATATACATTGGACGCGCCTGCTATAACAACGACATGCTCCCAGCGAAGGTGATACCGAACAAGGGTAAGGCCTATGTCTCCTATGCCAGTCAGGAGGTGCAGCTGGAGAGCTATGAGGTGCTCAGTGGTGACAGCTACGAGCGGTTGACGGCTGAGAATGGGGAAGTACCGCCCGGTGCTGTTCCAGTGGGTC TGGTCGATGGTGAATATCTGTATGCCGGTCGTGGCTATCATGCTGGCAGCTTAACCGTCGGCAAGGCTCATCCCTCTCATGGTTGCCTCTA ACCCTATGAGGTGCTATCGCAACCGGAACGTTGGATTGATACGGCCGCACAAAATATACCCGAGGCTGCTGTGTTCGGTGGTCACGATTCCAACGGAGATGCCATCTATGTGGGTCGCGTCCTTGTCGATGga AAATTCCTTTGCGCGTTGATCCAGCTGGTGATTGTGGTCCTAGCTCCTGTTCCTCCTAATGATCCAGCTCCCAGCTCCAGCTTTGTGGCCCAAAAGTTTTAA